The nucleotide window GTCGGTTTCGGATTTCTATTACACGGTCACGGGTTCGGTCAATTCCGGCGACGAAAACATCGAACCCTTCACCACCGAAACCACTTCCACGGAAAGCACAGCCTCCGAAAGCCAACCGAGCGTGAATAACGGCGGGATGACCTTACCGGACGGTATGACCGTACCCGGCGGAATGACCCAGGGGAGGGGCTTTTCGGGGATGTTCGGAACGCAGGGTGATTTCAGCATTACGGGCTACAGTTCCGAAACGGCGATGACCGATTTTATCAACGGAACCTGCAAGGTCAGCGGCGGAACCATGATCGACCTGACCGCCCCCGACATGACCTGCCTGATTACCGACGAATTGGCCGCCTATAACGGCTTGACCATCGGGAGCTCATTGACCATCTCAAACCCCAACAATACCGAAGAGCTCTATACTTTGACTGTCAACGGCATTTATACGAACAGCAATTCAGGGTCGTTTGAGACCGGAATGCGGTTTTCCACCTCCACCGATTCGGCAAATCTGATTATTGTAAGCGCCGGAACTTTGAGCGCTATATCCGCACAGTCGGAGGCCGCCGCGACCGAGACCTCCTCGAGCACCACTTCCGGAACTACGACGACCACAACCACGACCACCACCGCGCTGCGCACACAACTCTCCGGCACTTATGTGCTCGCCGATGCTGCGGCTTACGAGAGCTTTGCCAAAGAAGCAGTCTCCATGGGCCTTTCGGATACCTACACCGTCACAT belongs to Oscillospiraceae bacterium and includes:
- a CDS encoding ABC transporter permease, whose amino-acid sequence is MYIVRNALRNIMRSKGRNILIGIIVLVIAVSSCVALSIKQSAAKVKQEGLDSINITAQITINRNAVIGQFTTSGSGDRESFRQQLSAISGLSLDELEKYAAAPSVSDFYYTVTGSVNSGDENIEPFTTETTSTESTASESQPSVNNGGMTLPDGMTVPGGMTQGRGFSGMFGTQGDFSITGYSSETAMTDFINGTCKVSGGTMIDLTAPDMTCLITDELAAYNGLTIGSSLTISNPNNTEELYTLTVNGIYTNSNSGSFETGMRFSTSTDSANLIIVSAGTLSAISAQSEAAATETSSSTTSGTTTTTTTTTTALRTQLSGTYVLADAAAYESFAKEAVSMGLSDTYTVTSSDLTNYEQSLVPLENLSKFAGVFLIVVLLIGGIILVVLNIFNIRERKYEVGVLTAIGMKKSKVAIQFVTEVFAVTFVFIIL